AAGCCATTATTAATAACACGCAGAAAGTCCTTTATATAGGACTTACGCATCATACTGAAAACCGATTTGGGGGCGGAAATAATTCAGGGACAGGATTAAAAGAAGACGGAAAAGTAGTTCTGGATTATATTTCGGACCGAAAAATTGCCATTGATCTTTCCCATACAAGCGATCAACTGGCCTATGATATTCTTAATTATATCGATCAGAGAAACTATCATATTCCTATCCTGGCAAGCCATTCCAATTACCGTACTATCTATGATAAAAAGAGGAATCTTCCTGATGAGCTGGCAAAAGAAGTGATTAGGAGAAAAGGTCTTATAGGACTTAACTTTATCAGGAATTGTGTTGATGAAACTGATCCTTACAAGCTATATGAACATCTTCAATATGGACTTGATCTTGGTGGAGAAAATTCAATTGCTTTTGGTGCAGATTTTTACTACTGCAAAAACTATCCGGATCCGTCAAAGCTTCCCATATTCTTTCAGGAGTTCGAGAATGCTACAGCCTATGAAGCAATCAATAAAAAGATTTCCAAAAAGTATTCCGTTGAGCTAATGGAAAAAATAAGCCATAAAAATGCTCTGGATTTTATAAAAAAGCTTTAAAATAAACACCAGATGGTGGCTTTAAAAGTCGGTTACCATCTGGTGTTATTTATTATTTCAGTCTTTTATACTTCACTTTTTTCTTTATAATTTCAATTACATCCACATGCTGAACTTTTGACTGTATCCAGCCATGGATATCGATATAAAAGAGTGAACGTCTGTAATATTCATTGTTTTCATATTGATCCAGTTTCCGGTCAAATGCTTCAAATGCTTTTTGTCTTTCATCCAAAACAAGGTTATTGAGATTTTTAAAAAAATCGATGCTTTCAAAATGAAATTCTTCCGGCTTTTTCATCTTTAAAGCGAACTTTAAAGTAGCTTTTATAAACTCATCGTAATCTTCGTCATTTCCGGATTCATGCTTGGACATAAGGATCAGAATCCTTGTATGAAATAAAAGATCTTCCTGTACGTTGCCTTTTGACTCGATGATCTTCATGGAGTATCGCATCGATTCATTATACTTCTTGCTTCCAAAAAACATAGCTGCCATCTTAAGATACAGAATCATAAAATGGTGCTCATCAATTTTATCCCGGAGCTTTTCCATCTTCATTTCTATTTCTGGAATAAGCTTCGTTCCACTGAAAAATTCTCCTTTTACGAAATGGATATTCATTAAAGTATTGGAGTAGGTAAGGAATGTAAGAGCCTGTAAATTCTCATTTTGGGCAAATCCAGGTGAAGAAACCGTTTTAGTGAAATTTTCAAATTGTTTTTCTAAAATATCGATATTACCATAAAGGAAAAGGATCTTCAGTAAATAAGTATTGCCTTTGATATACCACACCGGATGACTAAAAATCATTTCGGGTTTCTGATGAAAGAGCTCCACCCACTGATAAGCATATTTCAGCGTGTATTTGTAATCCTGCAATAGCTGATTTTTCCAGACATGCGCTTTATAATACCAAAGTTTTTCAGTAAAATTTAAACTGGAAGGTTTTATATTTTTAATCTGAGAGTTGAAGATTTCCAGTACCTCTTGCCTGTCCGCATCGTTTTTCACATACCCATGGGTGAGCATTTCACTGTATAACTTCAATGAAAGATTGGAAAGTTCAGTTGTGTATTGGTTTTGTTTGCTTATTTCTTTAGACTCTCTTATCAGTTCTTCGGCCCTTCCGTCTATACTTCGTGTAATAAATTGGGATTCAATTACCTTCTCAAGGTCAATAATCTCTGAAGCGATGCTTTTTTCATCCAGTTCCAGGGCAGATTGCTTTGTTTTATCCAATATTTTTAAAGCCTGCTTGTATAGTCCTTTCTGATACAGAATATTAGCAAAATCAAGTTGCTCCCGAAGCTGAATCCTGTAATTTTGATGGCTCGGGTTCATACGAAGGCTTACTAAGATTTGCTTATAGAGATGTGCTTTCAGGTTAGAAAGCTGCTGCTTGGTAGAAATTTTCTTCTCTATGATGACAGACTCGTTATACTCAGTCATTTTGTCAAGCTCAGAGAAAAGTAGTAGAAATTTAGCATCTACATTAATTCCTAAACGATTAACATAAAGCTTAAATTGCCGTTTCTCAGAAGTGGTTAATGATTTAATGAGTACAAATAAGAAGTCTTTCTGCAATTCTGCCATTGTAAAATTTAATAATTTAAATTATTGATTTTATTATACTTACGTTTAGTTTTTCATTATTTGAATATTGTAATTTTCATTAAAATTGAAAATGTAAAAAATATGCAAGCCTTAGTTTTGGATCAAAATTAAGTAAAAACTTCATTATGAATTCCGAAAAAATTGAAATTTTTGATACCACTTTGCGTGATGGGGAACAGGTTCCGGGATGTAAGTTAAACACAGAACAAAAATTAATTATCGCCGAAAGGCTTGATAAGCTAGGGATTGACGTAATAGAAGCCGGTTTTCCGGTATCAAGTCCGGGAGATTTTCATTCCGTTTCTGAAATTTCCAAATTGGTACGAAATGCAAAAGTTTGCGGACTGACCAGGGCTAATAAAAAAGATATCGAAGTGGCTGCCGAGGCATTGCAATATGCAAAACGCCCCAGAATCCATACAGGAATAGGAACTTCAGACTCACACATTAAATATAAATTCAACTCTACCAGAGAAGACATTATTGAACGGGCAGTGGATGCTGTAAAATATGCTAAAAGCTTTGTGGAAGATGTTGAATTTTATGCAGAGGATGCAGGAAGAACTGATAATGAATACCTTGCCAGGGTTTGTGAAGCTGTAATAAAAGCCGGGGCAACCGTTTTAAACATCCCTGATACCACAGGATATTGCCTGCCGGAGGAATACGGACAGAAAATTAAATACCTAAAAGAAAATGTAAAAGGCATTGATAAAGCAATCCTTTCATGCCATTGCCATAATGATTTGGGATTGGCAACTGCTAATTCCATTGCAGGAGTAATGAACGGGGCAAGACAAATTGAATGTACGATCAACGGATTGGGAGAGAGAGCAGGAAATACGGCTTTGGAAGAAGTCGTCATGATTCTGAAGCAACATAAAGACCTTAGACTTCATACAGATGTTAATTCCAGAATGTTGAATACAATGAGTTCTTTGGTATCAGACCTTATGGGAATGCCTGTTCAGCCTAATAAAGCGATCATAGGAGCCAATGCGTTTGCCCACAGTTCGGGCATCCACCAGGATGGTGTGATCAAGAACAGGGAAACTTATGAGATCATGAATCCTGAAGATGTAGGAGTAACCGAATCTTCGATTATTCTTACAGCAAGAAGCGGACGTTCTGCTCTTGCATACCGTTTTAAGCATATCGGCTTTGATGTTACCAAAAATGAGCTGGACTTTTTGTATGGGGAGTTTTTAAAAATTGCAGATGCTAAAAAAGAAGTGGATAATGATGATCTTAGCCTGATGATGAATGCATTAACGAGAAAAATCAGTTAGGCATTTCACATCATTTCTCAATAAAATCAAACAAAAAAATGAACAATAATAAGAAAACACTTTTTGATAAGGTCTGGGATGCTCATGTGGTGGAAACAATTCCTGACGGACCGCAAATTATTTATATCGATAAACATCTTATTCATGAAGTGACAAGCCCTCAAGCTTTTGCTGAACTGGAATCCAGAAATCTTGAAATATTCAGGCCTGATCAGATTGTAGCTACAGCGGATCACAATGTGCCGACTTTAAATCAGGAGCAACCTATCCGCGATGAGTCTTCAAGAAACCAGGTACAACAACTTACTGAAAACTGTACTAAAAATAATATCGAACTGTATGGCCTTGGGCATCCCTATCAGGGAATTGTCCACATTATTGCACCGGAACTGGGGATCACACAGCCGGGAATGAGCATTGTATGCGGAGATAGTCATACTTCTACACACGGAGCTTTCGGAACAATAGCTTTTGGTATCGGAACCAGCCAGGTAGCACAGGTTTTTGCGAGCCAGTGTTTATTGCTCAATAAACCGAAATCAATGAGGATTACGGTTAATGGAAAGCTTAAAAAAGATGTTCAGCCTAAGGATG
The sequence above is drawn from the Chryseobacterium daecheongense genome and encodes:
- a CDS encoding 2-isopropylmalate synthase encodes the protein MNSEKIEIFDTTLRDGEQVPGCKLNTEQKLIIAERLDKLGIDVIEAGFPVSSPGDFHSVSEISKLVRNAKVCGLTRANKKDIEVAAEALQYAKRPRIHTGIGTSDSHIKYKFNSTREDIIERAVDAVKYAKSFVEDVEFYAEDAGRTDNEYLARVCEAVIKAGATVLNIPDTTGYCLPEEYGQKIKYLKENVKGIDKAILSCHCHNDLGLATANSIAGVMNGARQIECTINGLGERAGNTALEEVVMILKQHKDLRLHTDVNSRMLNTMSSLVSDLMGMPVQPNKAIIGANAFAHSSGIHQDGVIKNRETYEIMNPEDVGVTESSIILTARSGRSALAYRFKHIGFDVTKNELDFLYGEFLKIADAKKEVDNDDLSLMMNALTRKIS
- a CDS encoding membrane dipeptidase, with the translated sequence MNFDLHCDLLYYLLRKNSKPDDRELGCSLPYLKEGNVKLQIMAIYTATAKNSTAEGIRQSEVFADLLNTDDFFLFDPSNYEADENKDRAGVLASIENASSFCEEDSDLETGFKNLEAIINNTQKVLYIGLTHHTENRFGGGNNSGTGLKEDGKVVLDYISDRKIAIDLSHTSDQLAYDILNYIDQRNYHIPILASHSNYRTIYDKKRNLPDELAKEVIRRKGLIGLNFIRNCVDETDPYKLYEHLQYGLDLGGENSIAFGADFYYCKNYPDPSKLPIFFQEFENATAYEAINKKISKKYSVELMEKISHKNALDFIKKL